The stretch of DNA GATCTGATTTACGAGGTCCCTCCCCCTGAAGGCTGCTTTCAGGACATGATCATGGGCACGGGCTACGGCGCTGTTGCCGGGTTCGCTGTCATCGATCGCCATCTCGGTAAATCCTATGACCGCAGCCAGCATATTGTTGAAATCGTGCGCGATCCCACCGGCTAAAGTGCCGACAGCCTCCATCTTTTCCGACTGGCGCAGCCTTTCCTCCATCTCCTCCCGCGTGGCCACCTCCGCTTTGAGCCTGTCGTGTGCTTCTTTCAGATCGGCGGTACGCTCCTGAACCCGCTGTTCCAGTTCCTCGTGGGCCGTTTTGAGCGCCTTCTCTGCCCGCATGCGCTCATTGATATCGGTGAGGGCGGCACGCACTATATTCTGTCCATTAATGCTTACCCCGACGCTGTCCAGTTGGACATGGATTGCTGCGCCGTCATGCCGCTTGAGCGCCAGTTCGCAGGTCTGCTTTGTGAAGGACCTGAACGCCTCCCGAATGTGAAGATAGAATGTGTCCTGAAAGTCACGATCGAGAAAGCGGGAAAAGGGCCTGTTGATAAGAGATTTCCGTTCAACACCCAGAAACCCTGCCGCGGTGAGGTTAAGTTCGGTGATCAAGCCCTTCTCACTCAAGGTAAGGTAACCGACCGGGGCGAGGTCGTAAAGCTCGAAATACTTCTCCCTTGATTTTTCAATCTCAAGCTGGGATGCCCGAAGCTCTTCGTTCTGCATCTCCAGTTCGATCTGGTGGACCTCAAGCTGATGGGTAAGTGAACCTGCGTCAAGGGGCGGTTCTTTCCCCGTCCTCACAGACAGGGTCTTCTCTGCTTCTTCCCAGAGCGTGTCCTGTTTGAAGCCCATAAAAATAGCCTTATTGTTTATTGGAGTGTCTGGCAGTCACCCTTAGCCTCCGATGGCCTTTCAGGATAACAAATAACCGCGGGACGTAAGAGAATTGGTGATCAGTCGCAATGTGATGTACTCATTATAACACAACCGCTGTGGCAATGATAGCTACGGGGAGAGTCGACCGGGGAATGGTTTCCACTCGGACCGCGAGCAGCGCACCATCGAGCGCACTGACTGCTTGGCTCAGATTGAACCTACCGGTGAAACGACGCAATCCCGCCTCATAAAAAAGCCCTTCGTCCCGGGCAGGATGGACGAAGGGCTGCCCAAATGGCCATATTTCGCACCCCTTCCCTAAACCGCTTCTCTAATCGTGGGGAAACTTTTCCCTCTGTCCCTTAAGACGTTATCGCCCTTTTCACGAGGGTCTTGACGATCTCGACTTTATAGGCATTTCCGCTTAAGGGCTTTGCCCCCTCCACGGCCAACCGGGCGGCCTCCTCTGCCACCGCGTTGTCGATCATTCGCCCGGTGAGAAATTCCTCTGCTGCCGTCGGCCGAAAAGGCCCCGGGGCCACCGCGCCAAGGGCAATGCGGGCTTTGGAACAGACGCCTTTTTCCGTGGTCAGGACGGCTGCAACGCTTGCAATGGCGAAATCTATCGGTATTCGCAGGGTAAACTTGAGAAATACCTGCTGCGCCTGATCTGCTATTTCTGGAATTTCAATCTCTCTTACCATCTCGTGTGTTACAAGAGCATTGCCGAGGGGAGCATAAAAGTCTGAGATGGCCACCCTTCTATCCCCGGTCGGTCCTGCGATTACCACCTGCCCTTCCAGAGCGGCAACAGCCACGGCAACATCCGAAGGGCAGACGGCAAAACATTTCTTTCCGCCTATTATCGCATGGTATCGGTTGTCGCCGCGCACGGCAAGGCATGTCCCTTTCCCTTTGCGCAGACAGTCCATAGGACCGCCGACTTGTCGAGGGTATCGGTAATACCAGCATCGCACGTCCTGACAGAGATTGCCGCCTAATGTGGCAGCGTTACGGATCTGGGGCGTAGCCACCGAATGAGCGGCGAGGGCGAGGGCCTCGAACTTCTTGCGGAGAAGGGGTGATTTTGCCATGTCGGCGAGCTTCGCGAGGGCCCCTATTTTCAGCGTACCCTTTTTCCTCTCTTATGTAGTCGAAATCGGCGATAGTCTTTATATTGATGATTGTTTCAGGGTAAAGGGGAAGAAATTCATCTTTCAGCATGCCGAAAAGATCGGTGCCGCCCGCGATGAGACGGGCCTTCCCTTCATAATCTTTCATGGCAGCGAGGGCGGCCTCTATTGTGGGAACACTGATGTGGGCAAAAGATCTCATAAAGCACCTCCTTTACGGCCGGAGGGAATCTTCCCGAGGGCCCTCAAAATCTTGTCCGGCGTGAGGGGGTATTCGTGCAGCCATGTGCCGACGGCGTTCGAGGCAGCGATGAGGACTGCAGTCGGGCCGGGCGCTGTCGCAACCTCTCCGGCCCCCACCGCGTGAAAACGATGGGTGGGAAAAGGGGTTTCAAGGACCACATTGTCGATCTGGGGCAATTCGGAGAAGCTTCGCCATTTGTAGTCGATCATATTCGCATTAAGTATGTGCCCGGTGGAACGGTCAAGCACTATCTCTTCGAAGAGTGCGCTGTCGATCCCTCCCGAACCGAGACACCCGTTGAGCTGGCCTTCGAGACCCTGGGGGTCTATGATCCGGCCCACATCCGTGGCATTCACGACACGCACCAGATCCACCTTCCCGGTCTCCGTATCGACCTCTACCTCGACAAAGGTGGTCATGCAGTTGGACATGGTATAGTCTGCCTCAAAACGCCCCAAACCGGTTACGGTGCGGTCGGCCCCTATCACCCTCCAGGGTATTTTCCTTTCAGGATTGGAACGGGCAAAGACCATCCCGTCCATGGTGTCCAGGTCGTCCGGCCCTGCCTGAAGCTCGGGGGCGATTATCTCGAAAAGCTTCTTCCTCGCATCCTCTGCCGCAGCGATCATGGCGCTTCCGATCGCGTAGGTGCCTCTGGACCCTGCGGGCCCGAACTCGTAGGGGTTAAAGAGCGTATCTGACGGCGTCATCGTCACCCGGTCCAGGGGCAATTGCAGGACTTCCGCCACCATCTTCTGGAAGTTGCTCCACTGTCCTGTTCCATGCTCCGTCACGTTCGAATTGATGAGCGCCGTCCCGTCCGGACGAAGATGGACGTGCACTTCCGAAGAATCCTCTCCCACGTCCGCGTTTCCGTGTGAGGCCACACCCACCCCCCTTCGCGTGACGCCCTTTACCGAGGAAGGCTTAAGCCATCCCTTCCATTTTTCCTTCCAGCCAAAGCGCTCGGCGCCCCGGTCCATGGCCTTGCGGTAATCAGCTCCCCTGTAGGTATACCAGATACCGTCTCTCCAAAAATAACCCTCACCCGGTTTTACGAAGTTCTTCTTGAAAAACTCCAGCGGGTCGACGTCAGCCTTCTGCATGGCGAGGGAGAGAAGGGGGATGAGGGCGCATTTGAGCTCCTGGCCGCCGAAGCCACGCACCGGCCCTGACGCGTTGCGGTTGGTGCAGACGATCACGGGTTTTAGATTCCAGTTGGGGCACCGGGCCATAATCTGCGCCTCCCCTGATCCGACCGCAACCATGAACTGGGTACTGTAGGAGTAATATCCGGTATTGACAAACCATTTGCCCGACACTGCGGTGAGAGTCCCGTCCTTCTTCATGCCCACTTTCGCTCGCATCCGCGAGCCAAGCCTGATAGTAAACGTGGCGAGGTGTTCCTCCTTGGTCAAGATCAGTTTTACGGGTCGGCCTGTAGCTCTGCTCAGGGCTGTTGCGTAGGCTTCCACCTGCCACGACATAGTCCGTGATCCGTAACTCCCTCCGCAGGGACCGCCATGGACCCTTACATCTACTTTTCTGCCAAAGGTAAAATAAAGGGTGATCTTATCGAGGTAGGGGAACTGATTTACGACCCAAAGATCGACTTTGTTCGGTTCCTCCCACAGAGCAACTACGCCGGGAGGCTCGGGAGGCATGGGGTTTGGCGTTCCCTCGTATCCGAAGGTTCCCTCGGTGATCACGTCGGCTTCCTCGAAGCCCTTCTCCACATCCCCTATGACGATTTCGGTCAGCCCTTTCGGTCCCAGGAGAGTGTGTCCCGGCGTTACGACGTTGCCTGGAAGTTCTTCATACAATTGGGGAGCATCAGGTTTGAGGGCCTCTTCCACGTCATAGACAGCGGGCAGGATTTCATACTCCACATCGATAATACCGAGCGCTTCCCTGGCTACCTCCTCGCTGGTAGCCGCGATCAGCGCGACCGCATCGCCCACATAGCGGACCTTACGGTCAAGGATGCGCACTATACGCGGCGTGCCTGCCTTCCAATCGGGAACATCCTCCCAGGTAAGGACCGCTTTCACTCCCTTCAGCTTGAGGGCCCGTGCCTTATCGACCTTTTTAATGAGGGCGTGGGGATGGGGGCTTCGGAGCACCTTTCCGTAAAGCATGTCGGGGAATCTGATCTGTTTGATGTCGTTGAGGAATTTTGTTCCTCCCGTGACAATATCCGTAGCATCTCTCCTGGGTGCTGTCTTACCTATATATCTGTATGTGTGTGCCATTGCGTCACCTCGTCATTTCTGAAGCCGCGATGACGGCTTTGACTACCTGGTAATGGCTGATGCATCGACAGAAATTCCCGGAGAGCGCTTCCTTCACCTCGTCCTCAGTGGGGCGGGGGTTTTCATTGAGAAGGGCTTTTGCGCTCATGAGGATGCCGGGGGTGCAGTACCCGCACTGGAATGCAGTATGATCTATAAATGCTTGTTGAAGAGGATCGAGAACGCCGGATACAGGGTCTCTGAGGCCCTCGATCGTCTGTATCTTCTTTCCATCGCACTCCACCGTGAGGGTCATACAGGAAAGGAGGGCCTTTCCCTCGATGAGTACCGTGCAGCACCCGCATGCACCATTGTCGCAGGCGACCTTGGTGCCCACAAGTCCCAGTGTCTCCCTCAGGGTATGGGCCAGGGTCGCGGAGGCTTCGACTTTTTCGGCGCCTTCCCCCACCTCCAGTTCATAGGTTCTGCCGTTCACTACGAGCGTGATGAGAGAAGACTCAAAAGACGCCTCCCCGGTTCGTTCTGTTCTTTCCATTTCAATCCTCCTATCTGATATCTATTGCGTGGCCCATCCCATCGTGAGCACCTTTACACAGATCACAATTTACATACATGTAAGTTTAATTATACTTTACACATGTGTCAACTACTATTTGTCTTATAACCTAATATCATGATGTTAGATGGCATTAACTGAAGTTTGACAAAGTCCGTTGGCAGTGGTAAAATAAATTTACCTATCCATGATGCCAATTTCAGCAGATGACGGGGGTGCAAAATCAAGAAAGAAAATCAACAAGGCCTGACGAGGGACAGGATTATCCAGGCAACGCGGAAAGTCCTTGTGAAGAAGGGAAACGCCGCTTCCGTTTCGACAATCGACATCTGCGCTGCGGCAAAGATTACCAGGCCAACCCTCTACAGTTACTTCCGCGGTAAACGCGAACTTCTCATGGCTGTCCACGGGGCGGCCATGGAGCGGGATCTGAAACCCTACATCGAAAAAGCCGCCTCTATCGGGGACCCGGTGGAAAGGCTTACCTACATGGTGCGCACCTATACCAAAGAGATCATCTGTGTCCACCCCGAACTCCGGGTCCTCATACACGATACCCTGACCGTCAAGGATAAATATTTCCGTGATGTGAAAACAGAGTGGAAGAAACACTATTTTCTTCTTCGAGACACCATAGGACAAATCCAGTCGGAAGGCAGAATAAGCCCGACCATCGACCCTTCCCTCACCGCCCTCTTTTTACTCGGGATGTTGACATGGACCACATACTGGTTCGACTTTGACCATAAGAGCGGCATCGATAAGGTCGCCAATCTGGCGGAGCAACTGGTTTTCAACGCTCTCGGCCTCAAGAACCAGACGTCCAAGCCCGATCATTCCGCCGGCTTCTAATCGCCCGGTACCATCAAGGAAAGCCGCATCGTCCCCTCAGAGGGCAATCTTTTGAGCAGAAAGGGGCCGTCCTTGATATATATTGATATTTGATACTTTCAACCCCTCCCTTCAAAGGGCATCATGCTCCTCAATCTCTTCCTTTTCTTCAATTATAGGGCTTCATTCAATGCTCCGGATGACGAGATCAGGAAGCGCGCCGGTCAGGTCTATAAAATCCCCTTCTTGTAAACCCGTTAATGCGTTAATGCGTGAAAGCGTTGATGCGTTAAAGACACGCAAGTCGTCTCAAATTCGACCGAATCCGACCGCGTCGTTCTGGGCGGGGAGGATGTCGATAAACTTATGCGGCGGGTAGGCGCACGATACGCTCAATCTCCTCCTTGTGCCGCGTCCCGGCTTCCCACAAATCAAAAGCCTGCTGGGCGTTTAACCAAAACTCCGGGCTATTGCCGAAGAGGCGAGCGAGCTTCAATGCCATGGTTGAAGTCATAGCGCGCCGCTCCCGAAGTAATTCATTGACTGTCTGCCGGGATGTCCCGAGGGCTGCGGCAAGGGAGGCGACGGTTAAGCCATAGTCAGGCATAAAGTCCTCTCGAAGCATCTCTCCGGGGTGTGTCGGCTTTATTTTCCTCATGCCTTCATTTTTGATACTCATTGAACACCTCTTAATGATAATCTGTTATTTCAACATCATACGCATCTCCGTCGGCAAATCTGAAACAGATACGCCACTGATCATTTATGGAAATAGCGTACGTTCCTTCCCGATCTCCCTTCAATCCGTGAAGACGATTGCTCGGGGGCACTCTCAAATCATCGATGCATGTCGCCAGGTCAACATACTCCAACCTCCGTACGGCTCTCCTGATGATGTCAGGTTGCAGCCGTTTCGATTTCCCCGCCGTGAATAACTCCTTAGTATGTTTATCAGCAAAGGTCTTTATCACTATCTATGTGTAACACGTCACGTGACACACGTCAAGGGAACGTTTTCAAACTGTTCTGCAGATTTTAACGAGGGGAAAGCAAGTCATGCACCGTTTCCGCGGAAAAGCCCTTTTGGGGGCTCCATGGGGGGCATAGCTGACAAACGTGACAATGTATATCTGCCAATTCCGCAGGCCGTCCGTTCGGCTCCTTTAGGTAGTTAGTCACTCCTTAAGGCTTTTTACGTCCGTGGAAAGACGGAGCGTACCACGACGCGATGCCTTTCTCTTCGTAACCTTGTTTGCTCAACACGGGGCAATGTGTCCTCGTCGGATCGGTACAGTTCACCCTCTT from Syntrophorhabdaceae bacterium encodes:
- a CDS encoding xanthine dehydrogenase family protein molybdopterin-binding subunit, which produces MAHTYRYIGKTAPRRDATDIVTGGTKFLNDIKQIRFPDMLYGKVLRSPHPHALIKKVDKARALKLKGVKAVLTWEDVPDWKAGTPRIVRILDRKVRYVGDAVALIAATSEEVAREALGIIDVEYEILPAVYDVEEALKPDAPQLYEELPGNVVTPGHTLLGPKGLTEIVIGDVEKGFEEADVITEGTFGYEGTPNPMPPEPPGVVALWEEPNKVDLWVVNQFPYLDKITLYFTFGRKVDVRVHGGPCGGSYGSRTMSWQVEAYATALSRATGRPVKLILTKEEHLATFTIRLGSRMRAKVGMKKDGTLTAVSGKWFVNTGYYSYSTQFMVAVGSGEAQIMARCPNWNLKPVIVCTNRNASGPVRGFGGQELKCALIPLLSLAMQKADVDPLEFFKKNFVKPGEGYFWRDGIWYTYRGADYRKAMDRGAERFGWKEKWKGWLKPSSVKGVTRRGVGVASHGNADVGEDSSEVHVHLRPDGTALINSNVTEHGTGQWSNFQKMVAEVLQLPLDRVTMTPSDTLFNPYEFGPAGSRGTYAIGSAMIAAAEDARKKLFEIIAPELQAGPDDLDTMDGMVFARSNPERKIPWRVIGADRTVTGLGRFEADYTMSNCMTTFVEVEVDTETGKVDLVRVVNATDVGRIIDPQGLEGQLNGCLGSGGIDSALFEEIVLDRSTGHILNANMIDYKWRSFSELPQIDNVVLETPFPTHRFHAVGAGEVATAPGPTAVLIAASNAVGTWLHEYPLTPDKILRALGKIPSGRKGGAL
- a CDS encoding (2Fe-2S)-binding protein, whose product is MERTERTGEASFESSLITLVVNGRTYELEVGEGAEKVEASATLAHTLRETLGLVGTKVACDNGACGCCTVLIEGKALLSCMTLTVECDGKKIQTIEGLRDPVSGVLDPLQQAFIDHTAFQCGYCTPGILMSAKALLNENPRPTEDEVKEALSGNFCRCISHYQVVKAVIAASEMTR
- a CDS encoding TetR/AcrR family transcriptional regulator, with the protein product MQATRKVLVKKGNAASVSTIDICAAAKITRPTLYSYFRGKRELLMAVHGAAMERDLKPYIEKAASIGDPVERLTYMVRTYTKEIICVHPELRVLIHDTLTVKDKYFRDVKTEWKKHYFLLRDTIGQIQSEGRISPTIDPSLTALFLLGMLTWTTYWFDFDHKSGIDKVANLAEQLVFNALGLKNQTSKPDHSAGF
- a CDS encoding HigA family addiction module antitoxin; the protein is MSIKNEGMRKIKPTHPGEMLREDFMPDYGLTVASLAAALGTSRQTVNELLRERRAMTSTMALKLARLFGNSPEFWLNAQQAFDLWEAGTRHKEEIERIVRLPAA